In Candidatus Bathyarchaeota archaeon A05DMB-5, a single genomic region encodes these proteins:
- a CDS encoding cobalamin B12-binding domain-containing protein → MQSKKKIRVLIAKPGLDSHDRGAKVVARALRDAGMEVIYTGLRQTPEQIVETALQEDVDVIGLSILSGAHKALFPRIMELLSQKGLTDVMVFAGGIIPEEDIAELKKIGIKEIFGPGTPTETIIKYVLENVPKRA, encoded by the coding sequence ATGCAGAGTAAAAAGAAAATTAGAGTGTTAATTGCGAAGCCAGGACTTGACAGCCATGATAGAGGCGCTAAAGTCGTAGCCCGCGCTTTGCGAGACGCTGGAATGGAAGTAATCTACACGGGTTTGAGGCAGACTCCAGAGCAGATTGTTGAGACTGCACTGCAAGAGGATGTGGACGTTATTGGATTGAGCATTCTGTCTGGAGCGCATAAGGCTCTCTTTCCACGAATAATGGAGTTGCTCTCTCAGAAGGGCTTGACTGACGTGATGGTTTTCGCAGGTGGAATAATTCCAGAAGAAGACATTGCAGAACTGAAAAAAATTGGGATAAAAGAAATTTTTGGACCCGGAACGCCAACAGAAACCATAATCAAGTATGTATTAGAGAACGTTCCAAAAAGAGCGTAA